The following nucleotide sequence is from Alistipes sp. ZOR0009.
GGAAGCCTTTGCCTGCCGAGGCCCTTAGCGATAGGCTAGGCATGATGGCATACTTTAGGTGGAGCCGTGGGGTGAAGAGCCACCCGTAACGGGAGCTATGGTCGCCCCTTGCGCCTACAATAACGTTCAACTTTTCGCCCAGCGAGTAGGTGTACTGGGCAAAAATCCCCGGAACAACCTCCCTTTTATCAAACGAGCGGCTGTCTAAATCGGTACGAATATCGTCGTACGAGAAGCTAACGCCTGCCACATACTTGTGGTTGGTATTTCCGATGATGGATTGAAAAAGGAAGTTGGCGTAAGCGCTGTTCTGCTGCGCATCGTAGTTCCTTAGCCCAAAAAATCCATCCTGATTGTAGTGCGTAAAGCTGGTAACCACGCCAATACTCTGGTAGGGCTTTCCGGCAAAGGGGATGCCGGTCTTATTGAACACCGAGAAGCTCTCGTTGGCAATATGCGTTCCCCAAATAGCCGACGATCCCTTATCGGCCAAGCCGAATCCGAGCTGGCCACCCGTACGCTCGTCTCTTAGATACTTAAAACCAGTACGCGACTCGAGCTTTTCGCCCATGTAGTTTAGCCGTCCAAATAGGTTGGCCTGCCTAGCCAGAGGCATATCCATAAAGCCATCGCTGTTATGATCCTTTTCGGCAAAATTTCCGGAGAGATGCACCAGCCCCATGGCGCTCCACCTCTCGTTTAGCTTTCCTCCACCATCTACGTTTAGCTCAAAACGGCTGTCCGAATCGCCGTAAAGGTTCACAAAAAGCGGATCGGTGCTCTCGGGTTTCTTGTACTCCACGTTAACCTGCCCCGTTATAGATTCGTAGCCGTTAACCACCGAGCTGGCCCCCTTCGAAACCTGAATGGACTGCATCCAAGAGCCAGGCACCGCACCTAAACCGTAAGCGGCAGGCACGCCTCGCATCAGCGATATGTTCTCCTCTAGCATTTGGCTGTAAATACCGGCTAAGCCCAGCATTTCGACCTGCTTGGCGCCAGTTACCGCATCGGAGTAGCCAACCGTAACCGAAGCGCTGTTCTCGAAGCTCTCGGCAAGGTTGCAGCAGGCCAGCTTTTGGAGGCCGCTTTGGGTAATCACCTCCACCTTTACGGGGTTTAGCTTGGAGATAAAGCTGCCGCCAGTACGTGCCCGAACGGTAACCCCCTCCATTGCTACGCCTGCCTCGTTAAGCAGCACCTCCATAGGCTTCGACGAGGATGAAACCGCCACCGTATCGTTGCGGTAGCCCACAAAGCTTACCACCAACTTCTTTCCTACCTTCGATTGGGGCAGCTTAAACGTCCCCTTCGCATCGGAGGTAACCCCTTTGGTTGTCCCCAACCAAACTACGCTAGCACCCGGCAGTGGCGTTTTAGCGCCATCGGGTCCAACTCCATAAACCACCCCCACAGCGTTTGATCCCTGAGAGTGGGCGCTTCCCCAAGCAAGCAAAAGGAAGCCTAAAAGCATTATATTCTTCATTTTTTCGATTCATCTATTATGAGACATAGGGCGAGGCACTGCGCTTAACGCTCGGCAGCAGCCCGCTTTGGGTTGATCCTGTACCAAATTCTGGCCTCGAAACGAAACGCCAGCAACAGGTGCAGAAAAGCGCATTGTAGCATCATGCCACAACGGCTAAAAGCCGTAAGACTTAAAATAGATGAATCACAGACGCAGCTGACGGGTTATACCGAAAATTATATCGGTACCCGAGAGTATACGCTTATCAGGCGGGATATCGTCTCTCCAGCAACCATAAGCGGTAGGAGGAGCAACAGCTACTAGAGTAAAAACAGAATGAGTAAAAAGCCTCTGCATAGAACCGCCATCATCCAGCACACGCTTAGGACTAAACGAGTAGTCATCAACGCTAAGAATTTTGGATGATAAGCTGCAGCACCCTTCCTCGTTAACCGATTCGGATGGATTAGAAAGTTTGCCAGCAGTAGGCGCATCGGAGCAGCAGCAAGACGAGAGCTCGTTTATGGAAACAGAGCTTTTCTGCATACCCTCGCACGAAGAGAAATAGGCAACATAGCTTCCTGAAGCAAGAAGCGCGATTACAGCAAAAAGAGTTGCTGCAAAAATTCGCTGTATATGTTGTATTTTTCTCATTGCGCCAAATATAACACTCCTTGCCAACATTTGTTGCCCAATTATAACTTTTAAGCTAGCCTAAGCCTAAAATATATGCTTGAGAGCCCCTCGGCATCATAACGAATAGTACAGATACCAAAAAGCCTCCCAGCATTGCTGTGGGAGGCCTATAATGGAAAAGAAATAATCCTAAATCTTATTTTTATTTAGCAGCTTAAACAGCTCCCCAAAGATTAAGACTACAGCACCAGCAGCGGCAGCCACCAGCCATCCCTGTAGGTTGATATAGGTATTGCCAAATGCAGTTTGAAGCACGGGCACGGCAGTTGTTGTCCACACTACCAGCATCCCAATTATGCTAGAAACGATTAGCGGCTTATTGGTAAGAGGATTCATGGTAAACGCCGAAGCATTAAGCGAACGGTTGTTTAAGCTATTGAATAGGCGTGCAAAGATTAGGGTTAGGAAGAATAGCGTTTGTGATTCTACAAGTCCTAATCCGTAAACCTTATGAGCAAAGTAGTAAACTCCAAAAGTTACGATAGCAATAACAACGCCTAACGTCATAATACGAAGCAACCCTTTACCCGAAATGATACCTTCGGCCACCTTGCGAGGTTTACGTCCCATAATACCCGCTTCTGTAGGCTCTAAGCTTATTGCAATAGCAATAAGTCCATCCATAATAAAGTTTATAAACAGAATTTGAACAGGCGTCATTGGGAGCTCTAATCCAAAGGCAAACGCTAGCATTAGGGCAAAAACGGTTCCCGCATTACCGCTAAGTAGGAAAATAAGGAACTTCTTAATGTTCTCAAAAATGGTACGACCTTCTTCGACCGCAGAAACAATGGTAACAAAGTTGTCATCGGTAAGAATCATATCAGCAGCTTCCTTACTTACATCGGTACCAGTTATACCCATTGCCACACCAATGTTAGCCTTCTTAAGTGCTGGAGCATCGTTTACTCCATCCCCAGTCATGGCGGCAACGTTACCTTGGTTCATCAACGACTCCACAATACGAAGCTTATGCTCTGGAGCAATACGAGCAAACACTGAAGCCTCATTCACCGCCTTATCAAGTTCAGACTGGCTCATGTTAGCAACCTCTACACCTGAATAAACCTGCGAGTCCCTATCAGCAATCTTCAACTCCTTGGCAATTGCAAACGCGGTTGCCTTATGGTCGCCTGTGATCATTATGGTACGAATACCTGCCTTCTTACAGGTTGCAATGGCAGGTTTCACCTCCTCACGTGGAGGATCAATCATAGCCACAAAACCAGCAAGGGTTAAATCTTTCAATATCGATTCGTCGAGCGCTACATCGTCGGCCACAAAAGAGTAGGCTACCGCAATAACACGTAATGCCTGCGAAGCAAACTCGTCGGTAACCTTCAGAATATTTGTTTCGATATCGGAGGTAATTGTAACAGCACCAGCGCTAGTATCAACCTTCGAACATTTACCTAGTATCACCTCAAAAGCGCCCTTAAGGACAATCAGTTTCCCGGCATCCGTCTTATGGGCCGTCGCCATATATTTTTTATCGGACGAAAAAGGAATCTCCTCTACACGAGGGTTATTACGCTCGACAGCAATCGTATCTATATGCGCCTTCTTTGCCGCTGTAACAATTGCACCTTCGGTTGGATCGCCAAGCACGTCCCACCCCTCCTCTGTAAGCTTCAGCTCGGCATCGCTACATAGGATTCCATAGGTAAGCACCTTCGAAAGAATCGCGTTATCGACATGGGTTACTTTGCTTCCCTTGTGCTTAACTGCACCTTCGGGCGAATACCCACTACCATCTACATCAAAAACTAAGCTGTCAGCAAATACCTTGCGGATAGTCATTTCATCCTTAGTTAGCGTTCCCGTTTTATCGGTACAGATAACGTTAACGGCACCCAAGGTTTCCACTGCAGGAAGCTTACGAATAAGCGCCTGGCGCTTAACCATTCGCTTTACGCCCAAAGCCAAACCTATGGTTACCACCGCAGGCAATGCTTCTGGGATGATAGCAACCGCTAGCGCAACAGCCCAAATAAAGGCATCGAGAATGGTACCTCCATTAAAGATATAAGAGAATGTAGATAGCGCCAATGCCACCACAATGGCAATAATGCCTATTTGGCTTCCCAGCTTATCCAAGTTCTTTTGAAGAGGCGTCTGCTCCGTTTTTGTATTTTGAAGTAAAGACGCTATTTTCCCAAACTCCGTATTAGCCCCAGTTCCTACAACTATTCCTTTCCCTCTTCCATGCGAAATTGAAGTCCCCATAAAGAGAAGATTCTTTCTATCACCAAGAGGAACATTATCACCTTCAATAGCGGCAGTCATCTTCTCTACCGCCAAAGATTCTCCCGTAAGAGCAGCTTCCTCTACCTGTAGGTTATTACTCTCGATAATACGGATATCGGCGGGAACCTTGTTTCCGTAATTCACCACCACAATATCGCCAGGCACCAAATCTGACGCCGGAATTTCGGTTGTTTCTCCATCACGAATAACAGTTGCTGACGGAGATGCCATGCGACGAAGCGCCTCCAGCGCCTTACCTGCCTGAAACTCCTGCAGCGTACCAAGCACTGCAGCAAGAATTACTATGATAAAAATAGAAATAGACTCGACCTGCTTACCTAGTATCAACGAAATTGTAGCCGAAACTAGTAGCACTATAATTAGCACATTGATAAACTGCGAAGCAAGTATTGACAACAACGAAGCCTTCTCCTCTGCAGCCAGCTCGTTCTTGCCATAATCCTCCAATCTCCGAGCAGCCTCATCTCTAGTTAACCCCTTTTCCTGAGTTTTCAAATCGGATAGCACATCGGAAACTTCCACGGTGTGCCATTGCTTAAGATGTTTTTCTGTTCCCATTTATTTACGCATTAGCATTACTTTACACGTTGACTTGAGTTCGTTATAAAAGTAAGCAATAGCGAGCATATTTTTTACATGCAACCATCTTTTTGACAAGAGATAGGAGATGTGATATTTGATTTTTAGCCATTAAACAGAAAAAGGCCACCTTAAGGTGGCCTTTCTTATATCATCAGGTTAAATCTACTTGCTGCTATCGTATTTGCTATTAAGACCCTTTACTACATCGCTAGTAATATCTAAGGCCTTATTTCCAACAAGTACAGGTCCACCATATAGAGTCGTACTAATAATCATAGAATACCCTTTAGTCTTGTTGTACTCTTGCAGAAATTCAACAATTTTAGCATGGATATTACGAAGAGCCACCTGTTGTTCTTCGGCTAGCTGCATGCGGTATTGGTTCTCTTGCTGAGAAAGCGACTGCTGCTTTTGTTGTAATTTCCCTTGCATATCTTCTGCCTGAGAGCGGGTAATTAACCCCTTTTGAGCCTTATCTTGGAAATCTACAGCTTCACGTTGAAAGCTCTGTACCTTCGAACCAAAATCAGCTTCGATTTTCTTTGTTTTATCTTCTAGTTTCTTATTTAAATCTGTAGCCATATCATATTTAGCCACAAGAGTATCAATATTTACGTAAGCAATGGTGCCACCATTCGAACCTGCAGGAGCTACGACTTGTGGTTCTGAGCTACCACCCTTAACGAAGAAAAGTACGTAAAGCGCCACAACGGCTACTGAAATGATCACATAAAAAATTAAAGCTCCTTTTTTCATACAGTTTAGATTTTCGTGTTTGATGCAAATATATACGAATTTCTTTACGCTATACCGCTTTACTCCAAAAAATAGGCTCTTTTAGAAGGCTAGAATTCTGGACAAGGAACAGCTTTCCACCTTTTTCGACCAACGGTGCTAAATTCGTAAGTAATAGAAATCTCGTGAGCACCGCCAGAGTCTACTCCAAAATTGGACAAAGTAAGATCGTAACTATATCCTATATTAAAATTAGGAACCTTAATACCAATAAGAAAGGCTAAAGCATCAGTCCCAAAATCGCTTTTAACAACGGGGATACCACGATACCATACTCCAACCATTAGGGGCTGCTTATACCAGTATAGCCCCACATCAAATTGCTTATGGCTAGCCTGCTGCTTATAGTTAAAAGCAGCCGTAACGCTCTCACGAACGGTACGCATGTAGTATCCTTTAATTACAAAACGGTAGCCTCCATGAACTGAAAACTTCATAGGCAGCCGATCCTCCTGCCCCAACAAACTCCTATCTGGACGAAGCATATGGTCTGCAGCAACCCCCATCCAAACATTGTTACCAACAAGCAACGCAGATGCTGAAAAGTCTAACTCCCTATTCGACATCTTTCCATTTAAATTTGTGGTTGATGATGTAGGGCCTCCAGGGATCATTTCGTCTACAAATTTGGCTCCAGACATATCAACTGAGCGCTGAGAGTAGTAAAATCCCGCTCCAGGTCTTACATACCATTCATAGGTAATAGGAATATTGTATGAATACAGCAAACCGACAGATGTCGTTGCTAAATTCAAGGCTCCAGCTCCATCCCTCATAGCAATAAGGCCTAAGCCGCTTTTAATGTTGTAAAAATAGTGATCGAGCGAAATATTATAGGTATTGAACGGCTTGGCAATTCCATTCCACTGATTTCTAAAACTCGCAGAAACCCTCGAATCTTTTACCGCCCCAGCAAAAGAGGGCGATAAGTAGAGCGTGTTGGCGTAAAACTGCGTAAACTGAGGATCCTGTGCCTTTGAAAGCATTGCTCCACAAAGCAACACTACCAATAATAAAAATCTTTTAAAACTCATAACAAAAATCCTCTTGTTTAGCGAAGCAATGTTACATCACCTCTAACATCATATGTCTTACCATTTGTATATCGACCTGTTGCTCGATATACATACACCCCTTGCTCACAAAGTTTTCCCTTATAGTAGCCATCCCAACCTACATTAATATCATTGCTTTCAAATAGGAGATTCCCCCAACGATTGTAGATAAGGAGCCTGTACACCACAACACCAGCACTTACAGGATGGAAAACCTCATTTTTATAATCTGGAGTTTCAAAGACTCCGCCATTTCCACCGTTTATGTTAGGAATAAATGCATTAGGGAATTTAATAATCCCTTCGCCAATAACCTTTACACCTGCTTTTACCAGCGTATCATCAACACAACCGTTGGCTGATGTTGCAGTTAATCGGACATCATAGTTCCCTAAATTTTTGTACAAATATTCTGGTGATTGAACCGTTGAAGATCCAACGCCATCCCCAAAGTCCCATGAGAACGTAGAACCTTCAGTCGATGTATTATAAAAATGCACCTTCGCTTCTGGCAGCATAGCCTCCGCTGGAGCCAACTTGAAGCTGGCTATAGGATTCGGGAAAACATCGAGCGTATGGTAGGAATATGTTGTCCCTCCATCGCCTTTTACAGTTAGCTGAACATGATACTTCCCTGGTTTAGGATACGTATGCTTAGGACTCTCCTCTGTAGACTTAGTTCCATCTCCAAAATCCCACTCCAAAGATTTATAGTACTTAGCCTGATGCATAAACTGTGTTTCTAAAGGCGCACAGCTACTACTTGTAGTTGCGGAAAAGATAGATATAGGAACACCTGGCTTTAAATACAAAAATTGAGTCATCTCATCTTTACAATTCCCATTGGAAACCTTCAATGTTACATTGTACTTATACTCATTAGCCTCAGGTCCCCATGTCTTATAGGTATAGACAGGTGGAGTTATACCGACATACTTACCTCCATCACCAAAAGTCCACTCATAGTTCCAATTTGGAGACATTGGAGCGGTTTTATTCGTAATCAAGAATGACGCATCGGGATAGGTTCGCAAAGGAGGTTCTATTGTAAAGTATGCTGTTGGCGCTGCAAATACCGTAAAATCTTTAGTAGAAGAGTTTACGCATCCAAATTCTGATTTTGCAGTCAGCTTAACCCTAAACGTCTTGTCATCCTGACTTAAATTTTGAAATACATGGCTAGGCGAAGCAATATGAGCAGTAACTCCATCAGCAAAATCCCAGTCAAAATAGGTTGCATTCTTCGACTCATTGGCAAAAGTTACTGTAAGAGGATTACATCCTGCATCTGAAGGTGTGTAACTAAACAACGATTTCACATGAGGATAAGTATACACCTTTTGCGAGGTGCTGTCTTTACAGCCAAAATCGCTCACAACTTTTTGCCAAACAATAGTCTCCTTCGTTACATCATTCAAGTTGTCTATACTAAACTGAACGTTAGAATTTCCATTGCGAACAATAGAATTATCTCTATCAGCATCCAACCAAAAGATGTAAGACGGCATTGCTCCTACCGATAAATTCTTAACATCAACACTAAAAGGAGCACAACCAGTTGAAGTGCCAATTACCATTTGAGCCTTAGGTACAGGACGAACAACTACTGTTTTAGTCGTAAAATCTGTACACCCATGAGCCGAACTAGATCGAAGTTGAACTGAATAACTTTTATTCTGAGTATTCGATAAGTTAGTAAATGTAAATTTGGGATTGGCCTCTGCCGAGCTCCCTAAATCACCAAATGTCCAACTATACGAAGTTGCATTACTGAATGATTTTGTACGATTAGTGAAGTTTACCACGAGCGGGTTACATGCTTCAGTAACATCCATATCGAAATCACTATGCGTTCCTGGGTAGACATTCACAGAACGTTCGACCTCCTTAAAGCATCCTGCATCGCCCTTATAGAACACTTTCAACTTAATTTTTTCAGTTTGTATACTATAATCGGGCGTTGAATTAATAAAATTCAAAGTAGGAATCTGCTGCGTTGTATTCTGTCCATTTGACCCCAAAGTCCACTCATAACGATAGGCGGAAGATGGATAAGCATTCGTTACATTCACGGCCAAAGGAGTACACCCATCTATCTTATCTAAAGAAAAATCGGCCATTACCTTAGGGAAAACATCAACACGCTTAGTTGAAGTGCTGGTACATCCATCAGCATTTCTGGAGACTAACGTAACATTATAAATCTTCACATTTACGGTATCCGTATTGTTGTAAACAATAGGATCTGGAGTAATCTTTGAAGATGTTATACCATTACCAAAAGACCAAGTATAGCCAGAGGCTCCTGTTGTATTGTTTGTAAATGAAACCGTCAACGGATTACATCCTCTATTGGAGCTCAAATCAAAAGCAGATTTAACTTCGGGCTGTGCATCTACAGTTTTTGTTGCCTCCGCAGAACATCCAGTTGTGACATCGCGAGCGATAAGTTTCATCGTATAGGTATTAGTCGCCGCTCCCTCATTATAAATATAAGTTCGGAATCCATTTTTATCGGTAGTCAATGTGTCGCGCTTTGTTCCATTAACCGAATGGCCAAAATCCCAACTAAACTCGGTTCCATTCAAGGAGGCATTCGTTACATCAATTGGAAATGGCGTACATTTTGAGGGCTGAGTAAAAGTAAAGGCCGCCTCCACCTTGGGATACACATTTATTGTTCTATTAGCAATAGCCTTACATCCCTTCTGATTTACAGCCGTAACCGCCACTGTATAAGCCTTAGTGACTGCACCTCTATTGATAAACGTATGGTTAACAACCTCATCAACCGCAGCCGTTTTGGCCGATTCTCCATCTCCAAAATCCCATGCGTAGGCGAGAACTCCACCTGTCGAAGTATTAGTAATTGAAATTGGCAGATCTGAACATCCTGCTATTTTATCAGGCGTAAATGATGGTATTACGCGAGGATATACAGTTAGGGTTCTTGTAAACACATCTGAACAAGAAGTATTCTTATCAACAACGGTTAATGAAATTGGATAATTTTGAATCGTATTAGGAGATTCGCTATCAATAATTTTATCAAACGCGGCTTTATCAGACTTTACCTCTTTCTGAGGAACCGCCCCAATTGTATGCCCGTAATCCCACTGAAACTCCTGACCATTAAGCGATGTGTTGGTTAGCTTCACCCTAACAGGCGTACAAATATCCAACTCGTCTAACGTAAAGCTAGATTCGACACGAGGAACGATTGTAACATCCTGAACAACTTCAGCAATACAACCAATAGCATTTACCGCTTTCAATCGAGCATTAAATATTCTATCCGCAGCATTTCTATTAAGGTAGGCATGTTTTACAGGATCCAACTTATCGGTACTATAGGTTGAAGATTCATCACCAAATGTCCAGCTGTAGCCATTCGCGCCTGTCGTTTTATTTTCGAAGGACACAATCCCCTTACACTTATCTACAACAGTTGCCACAAACGAGGGAACAACACGAGGATAAATTGTAATATCACGAGTGGATACGGCAGAGCACCCCGTATTTTTATCGGTAACCGTGAGCGTTATGGTATAGGTTAGCACATTCGAAGGCTCTTCGCTATCCAATATCTTCTCAAAAGGATTTTTACTTGTGCGCGTTTCAACCTGAGCAACACCACCAATAGTATGGCCGTAATCCCACTTAAATTCGGTTCCATTTAGCGAAGAGTTTACCAAATTTACCTTGA
It contains:
- a CDS encoding TonB-dependent receptor, producing the protein MKNIMLLGFLLLAWGSAHSQGSNAVGVVYGVGPDGAKTPLPGASVVWLGTTKGVTSDAKGTFKLPQSKVGKKLVVSFVGYRNDTVAVSSSSKPMEVLLNEAGVAMEGVTVRARTGGSFISKLNPVKVEVITQSGLQKLACCNLAESFENSASVTVGYSDAVTGAKQVEMLGLAGIYSQMLEENISLMRGVPAAYGLGAVPGSWMQSIQVSKGASSVVNGYESITGQVNVEYKKPESTDPLFVNLYGDSDSRFELNVDGGGKLNERWSAMGLVHLSGNFAEKDHNSDGFMDMPLARQANLFGRLNYMGEKLESRTGFKYLRDERTGGQLGFGLADKGSSAIWGTHIANESFSVFNKTGIPFAGKPYQSIGVVTSFTHYNQDGFFGLRNYDAQQNSAYANFLFQSIIGNTNHKYVAGVSFSYDDIRTDLDSRSFDKREVVPGIFAQYTYSLGEKLNVIVGARGDHSSRYGWLFTPRLHLKYAIMPSLSLRASAGKGFHSPNPLSENLGVLASSREVTFLEDIGMERAWNYGINLTKEFKLWGGRPASISVDYYRTDFQNQLVVDMERDASHVYFYNLAGKSYSNSFQVDLRAEPLERFEVYLAYRFNDVKQTINGVLEDKPLVGKYRALANLSYATRFDKWKFDFTAQLNGRSKLPDMSGFPEKYRMGDYSPVYPMLFAQVTKKFRTVDLYVGVENILDYRQMHAIVGADAPFGPYFDSSIIWGPLMGRKIYGGLRWTISRN
- a CDS encoding cation-translocating P-type ATPase — its product is MGTEKHLKQWHTVEVSDVLSDLKTQEKGLTRDEAARRLEDYGKNELAAEEKASLLSILASQFINVLIIVLLVSATISLILGKQVESISIFIIVILAAVLGTLQEFQAGKALEALRRMASPSATVIRDGETTEIPASDLVPGDIVVVNYGNKVPADIRIIESNNLQVEEAALTGESLAVEKMTAAIEGDNVPLGDRKNLLFMGTSISHGRGKGIVVGTGANTEFGKIASLLQNTKTEQTPLQKNLDKLGSQIGIIAIVVALALSTFSYIFNGGTILDAFIWAVALAVAIIPEALPAVVTIGLALGVKRMVKRQALIRKLPAVETLGAVNVICTDKTGTLTKDEMTIRKVFADSLVFDVDGSGYSPEGAVKHKGSKVTHVDNAILSKVLTYGILCSDAELKLTEEGWDVLGDPTEGAIVTAAKKAHIDTIAVERNNPRVEEIPFSSDKKYMATAHKTDAGKLIVLKGAFEVILGKCSKVDTSAGAVTITSDIETNILKVTDEFASQALRVIAVAYSFVADDVALDESILKDLTLAGFVAMIDPPREEVKPAIATCKKAGIRTIMITGDHKATAFAIAKELKIADRDSQVYSGVEVANMSQSELDKAVNEASVFARIAPEHKLRIVESLMNQGNVAAMTGDGVNDAPALKKANIGVAMGITGTDVSKEAADMILTDDNFVTIVSAVEEGRTIFENIKKFLIFLLSGNAGTVFALMLAFAFGLELPMTPVQILFINFIMDGLIAIAISLEPTEAGIMGRKPRKVAEGIISGKGLLRIMTLGVVIAIVTFGVYYFAHKVYGLGLVESQTLFFLTLIFARLFNSLNNRSLNASAFTMNPLTNKPLIVSSIIGMLVVWTTTAVPVLQTAFGNTYINLQGWLVAAAAGAVVLIFGELFKLLNKNKI
- a CDS encoding OmpH family outer membrane protein; its protein translation is MKKGALIFYVIISVAVVALYVLFFVKGGSSEPQVVAPAGSNGGTIAYVNIDTLVAKYDMATDLNKKLEDKTKKIEADFGSKVQSFQREAVDFQDKAQKGLITRSQAEDMQGKLQQKQQSLSQQENQYRMQLAEEQQVALRNIHAKIVEFLQEYNKTKGYSMIISTTLYGGPVLVGNKALDITSDVVKGLNSKYDSSK
- a CDS encoding type IX secretion system membrane protein PorP/SprF, which encodes MSFKRFLLLVVLLCGAMLSKAQDPQFTQFYANTLYLSPSFAGAVKDSRVSASFRNQWNGIAKPFNTYNISLDHYFYNIKSGLGLIAMRDGAGALNLATTSVGLLYSYNIPITYEWYVRPGAGFYYSQRSVDMSGAKFVDEMIPGGPTSSTTNLNGKMSNRELDFSASALLVGNNVWMGVAADHMLRPDRSLLGQEDRLPMKFSVHGGYRFVIKGYYMRTVRESVTAAFNYKQQASHKQFDVGLYWYKQPLMVGVWYRGIPVVKSDFGTDALAFLIGIKVPNFNIGYSYDLTLSNFGVDSGGAHEISITYEFSTVGRKRWKAVPCPEF